In Corvus moneduloides isolate bCorMon1 chromosome 31, bCorMon1.pri, whole genome shotgun sequence, one DNA window encodes the following:
- the LOC116436888 gene encoding zinc finger protein 692-like isoform X3 translates to MERGAAEEPFPVDSARGGRPRAPECVRRQKRRELDARRSKCRIRIGGHLERWCRLKEQLGFTLHSQLAQFLLDRYSSHGCTWSPARQVPLEPGPVAAAGGSSAIPGKDVEPGVEPREEEEDEDFAEGDDLAYTDDLHDENYHPSLDSDSEPQRHQSQPKARKKPIEEQPLLEPPLPSSGPSEEKSGRVSCRRRPRASDKDVAQIGPKRIRKAAKREILLCDFEGCGKIFSNRQYLNHHQKYQHVHQKTFTCSEPTCGKSFNFKKHLKEHEKLHSDKRDYICEFCARSFRTSSNLIIHRRIHTGEKPLQCEICGFTCRQKASLNWHMRKHDADSFYQFPCDVCGKRFEKRDNVTAHKSKSHPRGLEGPPQPEGIQQHPEPPGPVEPLELLGDVLGSGGDTGRTPLEYGGGDVGQDPGTPQGRGMGEGGS, encoded by the exons ATGGAGCGCGGAGCGGCAGAGGAG cccttcccagtggACTCGGCCCGCGGGGGTCGTCCGCGGGCCCCAGAGTGCGTCCGGCGCCAGAAGCGCCGGGAACTGGACGCACGGCGCAGCAAGTGCCGCATCCGCATCGGGGGGCACCTGGAGCGCTGGTGCCGCCTCAAGGAGCAGCTTGGATTCACCCTGCACTCCCAGTTGGCCCAGTTCCTCCTTGACAG GTACAGCTCTCATGGCTGCACCTGGAGCCCAG CCCGCCAGGTGCCACTGGAACCGGggcctgtggcagcagctggcgGGAG CAGCGCCATCCCGGGGAAGGACGTAGAGCCAGGAGTTGAGCCCcgagaggaagaggaggacgAGGACTTCGCCGAGGGTGATGACCTGGCCTACACCGATGACCTACATGATGAGAACTACCACCCGTCCCTGGACAG CGACTCAGAGCCACAGCGACACCAGAGCCAACCCAAGGCCCGCAAGAAGCCAATcgaggagcagcccctgctcgAGCcgcccctgcccagctctggccccTCAGAGGAGAAGAGCGGACGGGTCAG TTGCCGGCGGCGACCACGGGCAAGCGACAAGGATGTGGCTCAGATCGGCCCCAAGAGGATCAG GAAGGCGGCAAAGCGCGAGATCCTCCTCTGCGACTTCGAGGGCTGCGGAAAAATCTTCTCCAACCGCCAGTACCTGAAC CACCACCAGAAGTACCAGCATGTGCACCAGAAAACCTTCACCTGCTCTGAGCCCACCTGTGGGAAATCCTTCAACTTCAAGAAGCACCTGAAGGAACACGAGAAGCTGCACAGTG ACAAGCGGGACTACATCTGCGAGTTCTGTGCGCGCTCCTTCCGCACCAGCAGCAATTTGATCATCCACCGAcggatccacactggggagaagcCGCTCCA GTGTGAGATCTGCGGCTTCACCTGCCGCCAAAAAGCCTCCCTGAACTGGCACATGAGGAAACATGACGCCGACTCCTTCTACCAATTCCCGTGCGATGTCTGCGGGAAGAGGTTTGAAAAGAGGGACAACGTCACCGCCCACAAGAGCAAGAGCCATCCCAGGGGGCTCGAGGGACCACCCCAGCCCGAGGGAATCCAGCAGCACCCGGAGCCCCCTGGGCCAGTGGAACCCCTGGAGCTGCTTGGGGATGTCCTGGGCAGcgggggggacacagggaggacCCCACTGGAGTATGGGGGGGGGGATGTTGGGCAGGATCCAGGCACGCCCCAAGGCCGGGGGATGGGTGAGGGGGGGTCCTAG
- the LOC116436888 gene encoding zinc finger protein 692-like isoform X4, with the protein MERGAAEEPFPVDSARGGRPRAPECVRRQKRRELDARRSKCRIRIGGHLERWCRLKEQLGFTLHSQLAQFLLDRYSSHGCTWSPARQVPLEPGPVAAAGGSAIPGKDVEPGVEPREEEEDEDFAEGDDLAYTDDLHDENYHPSLDSDSEPQRHQSQPKARKKPIEEQPLLEPPLPSSGPSEEKSGRVSCRRRPRASDKDVAQIGPKRIRKAAKREILLCDFEGCGKIFSNRQYLNHHQKYQHVHQKTFTCSEPTCGKSFNFKKHLKEHEKLHSDKRDYICEFCARSFRTSSNLIIHRRIHTGEKPLQCEICGFTCRQKASLNWHMRKHDADSFYQFPCDVCGKRFEKRDNVTAHKSKSHPRGLEGPPQPEGIQQHPEPPGPVEPLELLGDVLGSGGDTGRTPLEYGGGDVGQDPGTPQGRGMGEGGS; encoded by the exons ATGGAGCGCGGAGCGGCAGAGGAG cccttcccagtggACTCGGCCCGCGGGGGTCGTCCGCGGGCCCCAGAGTGCGTCCGGCGCCAGAAGCGCCGGGAACTGGACGCACGGCGCAGCAAGTGCCGCATCCGCATCGGGGGGCACCTGGAGCGCTGGTGCCGCCTCAAGGAGCAGCTTGGATTCACCCTGCACTCCCAGTTGGCCCAGTTCCTCCTTGACAG GTACAGCTCTCATGGCTGCACCTGGAGCCCAG CCCGCCAGGTGCCACTGGAACCGGggcctgtggcagcagctggcgGGAG CGCCATCCCGGGGAAGGACGTAGAGCCAGGAGTTGAGCCCcgagaggaagaggaggacgAGGACTTCGCCGAGGGTGATGACCTGGCCTACACCGATGACCTACATGATGAGAACTACCACCCGTCCCTGGACAG CGACTCAGAGCCACAGCGACACCAGAGCCAACCCAAGGCCCGCAAGAAGCCAATcgaggagcagcccctgctcgAGCcgcccctgcccagctctggccccTCAGAGGAGAAGAGCGGACGGGTCAG TTGCCGGCGGCGACCACGGGCAAGCGACAAGGATGTGGCTCAGATCGGCCCCAAGAGGATCAG GAAGGCGGCAAAGCGCGAGATCCTCCTCTGCGACTTCGAGGGCTGCGGAAAAATCTTCTCCAACCGCCAGTACCTGAAC CACCACCAGAAGTACCAGCATGTGCACCAGAAAACCTTCACCTGCTCTGAGCCCACCTGTGGGAAATCCTTCAACTTCAAGAAGCACCTGAAGGAACACGAGAAGCTGCACAGTG ACAAGCGGGACTACATCTGCGAGTTCTGTGCGCGCTCCTTCCGCACCAGCAGCAATTTGATCATCCACCGAcggatccacactggggagaagcCGCTCCA GTGTGAGATCTGCGGCTTCACCTGCCGCCAAAAAGCCTCCCTGAACTGGCACATGAGGAAACATGACGCCGACTCCTTCTACCAATTCCCGTGCGATGTCTGCGGGAAGAGGTTTGAAAAGAGGGACAACGTCACCGCCCACAAGAGCAAGAGCCATCCCAGGGGGCTCGAGGGACCACCCCAGCCCGAGGGAATCCAGCAGCACCCGGAGCCCCCTGGGCCAGTGGAACCCCTGGAGCTGCTTGGGGATGTCCTGGGCAGcgggggggacacagggaggacCCCACTGGAGTATGGGGGGGGGGATGTTGGGCAGGATCCAGGCACGCCCCAAGGCCGGGGGATGGGTGAGGGGGGGTCCTAG
- the LOC116436888 gene encoding zinc finger protein 692-like isoform X1: MERGAAEEPFPVDSARGGRPRAPECVRRQKRRELDARRSKCRIRIGGHLERWCRLKEQLGFTLHSQLAQFLLDRYSSHGCTWSPGELELERLQPAALQRLVVLSHGHGQECGFVPDILLPAPGSSAPLVWECVAGHRFSWGGSGVPNSPSSDPPRAAQGGSPSLDAGRRHSLRRAMPGSNKAGVEGAAGSPRGDGDQGEELGDGGDSGGTARQVPLEPGPVAAAGGSSAIPGKDVEPGVEPREEEEDEDFAEGDDLAYTDDLHDENYHPSLDSDSEPQRHQSQPKARKKPIEEQPLLEPPLPSSGPSEEKSGRVSCRRRPRASDKDVAQIGPKRIRKAAKREILLCDFEGCGKIFSNRQYLNHHQKYQHVHQKTFTCSEPTCGKSFNFKKHLKEHEKLHSDKRDYICEFCARSFRTSSNLIIHRRIHTGEKPLQCEICGFTCRQKASLNWHMRKHDADSFYQFPCDVCGKRFEKRDNVTAHKSKSHPRGLEGPPQPEGIQQHPEPPGPVEPLELLGDVLGSGGDTGRTPLEYGGGDVGQDPGTPQGRGMGEGGS, from the exons ATGGAGCGCGGAGCGGCAGAGGAG cccttcccagtggACTCGGCCCGCGGGGGTCGTCCGCGGGCCCCAGAGTGCGTCCGGCGCCAGAAGCGCCGGGAACTGGACGCACGGCGCAGCAAGTGCCGCATCCGCATCGGGGGGCACCTGGAGCGCTGGTGCCGCCTCAAGGAGCAGCTTGGATTCACCCTGCACTCCCAGTTGGCCCAGTTCCTCCTTGACAG GTACAGCTCTCATGGCTGCACCTGGAGCCCAG gagagctggagctggagcggCTCCAGCCGGCTGCACTGCAGCGCCTGGTCGTGCTGTCCCATGGCCATGGCCAGGAGTGCGGCTTCGTGCCGGacatcctgctgccagcaccaggcagctcagccccgCTGGTTTGGGAGTGCGTAGCTGGGCACCGCTTCTCGTGGGGCGGCTCCGGGGTCCCCAACAGCCCCTCCAGTGACCCCCCGAGGGCGGCCCAGGGAGGCAGCCCCTCCCTGGATGCTGGACGCCGGCACTCGCTCCGTAGGGCCATGCCGGGCTCCAACAAGGCCGGAGTGGAGGGAGCGGCCGGGTCACCCCGTGGTGATGGGGATCAGGGCGAGGAGCTGGGAGATGGTGGTGACAGTGGTGGCACAG CCCGCCAGGTGCCACTGGAACCGGggcctgtggcagcagctggcgGGAG CAGCGCCATCCCGGGGAAGGACGTAGAGCCAGGAGTTGAGCCCcgagaggaagaggaggacgAGGACTTCGCCGAGGGTGATGACCTGGCCTACACCGATGACCTACATGATGAGAACTACCACCCGTCCCTGGACAG CGACTCAGAGCCACAGCGACACCAGAGCCAACCCAAGGCCCGCAAGAAGCCAATcgaggagcagcccctgctcgAGCcgcccctgcccagctctggccccTCAGAGGAGAAGAGCGGACGGGTCAG TTGCCGGCGGCGACCACGGGCAAGCGACAAGGATGTGGCTCAGATCGGCCCCAAGAGGATCAG GAAGGCGGCAAAGCGCGAGATCCTCCTCTGCGACTTCGAGGGCTGCGGAAAAATCTTCTCCAACCGCCAGTACCTGAAC CACCACCAGAAGTACCAGCATGTGCACCAGAAAACCTTCACCTGCTCTGAGCCCACCTGTGGGAAATCCTTCAACTTCAAGAAGCACCTGAAGGAACACGAGAAGCTGCACAGTG ACAAGCGGGACTACATCTGCGAGTTCTGTGCGCGCTCCTTCCGCACCAGCAGCAATTTGATCATCCACCGAcggatccacactggggagaagcCGCTCCA GTGTGAGATCTGCGGCTTCACCTGCCGCCAAAAAGCCTCCCTGAACTGGCACATGAGGAAACATGACGCCGACTCCTTCTACCAATTCCCGTGCGATGTCTGCGGGAAGAGGTTTGAAAAGAGGGACAACGTCACCGCCCACAAGAGCAAGAGCCATCCCAGGGGGCTCGAGGGACCACCCCAGCCCGAGGGAATCCAGCAGCACCCGGAGCCCCCTGGGCCAGTGGAACCCCTGGAGCTGCTTGGGGATGTCCTGGGCAGcgggggggacacagggaggacCCCACTGGAGTATGGGGGGGGGGATGTTGGGCAGGATCCAGGCACGCCCCAAGGCCGGGGGATGGGTGAGGGGGGGTCCTAG
- the LOC116436888 gene encoding zinc finger protein 692-like isoform X2, whose translation MERGAAEEPFPVDSARGGRPRAPECVRRQKRRELDARRSKCRIRIGGHLERWCRLKEQLGFTLHSQLAQFLLDRYSSHGCTWSPGELELERLQPAALQRLVVLSHGHGQECGFVPDILLPAPGSSAPLVWECVAGHRFSWGGSGVPNSPSSDPPRAAQGGSPSLDAGRRHSLRRAMPGSNKAGVEGAAGSPRGDGDQGEELGDGGDSGGTARQVPLEPGPVAAAGGSAIPGKDVEPGVEPREEEEDEDFAEGDDLAYTDDLHDENYHPSLDSDSEPQRHQSQPKARKKPIEEQPLLEPPLPSSGPSEEKSGRVSCRRRPRASDKDVAQIGPKRIRKAAKREILLCDFEGCGKIFSNRQYLNHHQKYQHVHQKTFTCSEPTCGKSFNFKKHLKEHEKLHSDKRDYICEFCARSFRTSSNLIIHRRIHTGEKPLQCEICGFTCRQKASLNWHMRKHDADSFYQFPCDVCGKRFEKRDNVTAHKSKSHPRGLEGPPQPEGIQQHPEPPGPVEPLELLGDVLGSGGDTGRTPLEYGGGDVGQDPGTPQGRGMGEGGS comes from the exons ATGGAGCGCGGAGCGGCAGAGGAG cccttcccagtggACTCGGCCCGCGGGGGTCGTCCGCGGGCCCCAGAGTGCGTCCGGCGCCAGAAGCGCCGGGAACTGGACGCACGGCGCAGCAAGTGCCGCATCCGCATCGGGGGGCACCTGGAGCGCTGGTGCCGCCTCAAGGAGCAGCTTGGATTCACCCTGCACTCCCAGTTGGCCCAGTTCCTCCTTGACAG GTACAGCTCTCATGGCTGCACCTGGAGCCCAG gagagctggagctggagcggCTCCAGCCGGCTGCACTGCAGCGCCTGGTCGTGCTGTCCCATGGCCATGGCCAGGAGTGCGGCTTCGTGCCGGacatcctgctgccagcaccaggcagctcagccccgCTGGTTTGGGAGTGCGTAGCTGGGCACCGCTTCTCGTGGGGCGGCTCCGGGGTCCCCAACAGCCCCTCCAGTGACCCCCCGAGGGCGGCCCAGGGAGGCAGCCCCTCCCTGGATGCTGGACGCCGGCACTCGCTCCGTAGGGCCATGCCGGGCTCCAACAAGGCCGGAGTGGAGGGAGCGGCCGGGTCACCCCGTGGTGATGGGGATCAGGGCGAGGAGCTGGGAGATGGTGGTGACAGTGGTGGCACAG CCCGCCAGGTGCCACTGGAACCGGggcctgtggcagcagctggcgGGAG CGCCATCCCGGGGAAGGACGTAGAGCCAGGAGTTGAGCCCcgagaggaagaggaggacgAGGACTTCGCCGAGGGTGATGACCTGGCCTACACCGATGACCTACATGATGAGAACTACCACCCGTCCCTGGACAG CGACTCAGAGCCACAGCGACACCAGAGCCAACCCAAGGCCCGCAAGAAGCCAATcgaggagcagcccctgctcgAGCcgcccctgcccagctctggccccTCAGAGGAGAAGAGCGGACGGGTCAG TTGCCGGCGGCGACCACGGGCAAGCGACAAGGATGTGGCTCAGATCGGCCCCAAGAGGATCAG GAAGGCGGCAAAGCGCGAGATCCTCCTCTGCGACTTCGAGGGCTGCGGAAAAATCTTCTCCAACCGCCAGTACCTGAAC CACCACCAGAAGTACCAGCATGTGCACCAGAAAACCTTCACCTGCTCTGAGCCCACCTGTGGGAAATCCTTCAACTTCAAGAAGCACCTGAAGGAACACGAGAAGCTGCACAGTG ACAAGCGGGACTACATCTGCGAGTTCTGTGCGCGCTCCTTCCGCACCAGCAGCAATTTGATCATCCACCGAcggatccacactggggagaagcCGCTCCA GTGTGAGATCTGCGGCTTCACCTGCCGCCAAAAAGCCTCCCTGAACTGGCACATGAGGAAACATGACGCCGACTCCTTCTACCAATTCCCGTGCGATGTCTGCGGGAAGAGGTTTGAAAAGAGGGACAACGTCACCGCCCACAAGAGCAAGAGCCATCCCAGGGGGCTCGAGGGACCACCCCAGCCCGAGGGAATCCAGCAGCACCCGGAGCCCCCTGGGCCAGTGGAACCCCTGGAGCTGCTTGGGGATGTCCTGGGCAGcgggggggacacagggaggacCCCACTGGAGTATGGGGGGGGGGATGTTGGGCAGGATCCAGGCACGCCCCAAGGCCGGGGGATGGGTGAGGGGGGGTCCTAG
- the LOC116436895 gene encoding E3 ubiquitin-protein ligase TRIM7-like, protein MEAPPAPPAAPPAPCSAARSLQDELTCPVCLEYFNDPVLVAECGHNFCRACVTQCWEDSARRLCCPQCREPVPQRLFRPNRSLGNIVHIVRQLGLPPGPAEPPPGPPAPAPPLPAAAPSGPPGPPRCPRHGEPLRLYCVQDRRAVCVVCHLSREHRAHTVLPAEEAAHAAEEVPQEHLSSLRKGREEAKAERERQSEELLKQTEVERQKIVAECKELRVFLEEKEQLLLSRLEELERDIGRRRDESVARLAEDIAQLDKLLAEQGGDSGTGNTSGESVVPAGSSLESWMFLKPEPGFSELEKKLKSFSQKSAVLKEVLLEFKENLRFELENDTGDLSLDPDTANPYLVLSEDKRSVRLRGAPQELPAHPKRFDYAFCVLASEGFSAGRHYWEVEVGDGESWVLGAARESVRRKEKVDFAPEEGIWAVGLNWKGKNWDQYQAFTSPETPLSLCERPRKIGVYLDYEGGWVAFYNADNMAPIFTFTAAFSERIFPFFWLFYVGSSLSLCN, encoded by the exons atGGAggcgccgcccgcgccccccgccgcgccccctGCGCCCTGCAGCGCGGCGCGGAGCCTGCAGGACGAGCTGACGTGCCCCGTGTGCCTGGAGTACTTCAACGACCCGGTGCTGGTGGCCGAGTGCGGGCACAACTTCTGCCGCGCCTGCGTGACCCAGTGCTGGGAGGACTCGGCACGGCGCCTCTGCTGCCCGCAGTGCCGCGAGCCGGTCCCGCAGCGCCTCTTCCGCCCAAACCGCTCCCTTGGCAACATCGTGCATATCGTCCgccagctggggctgccgccgggccccgccgagccgccgccggggccacccgcgcccgcgccgccgctgcccgcggccgccccgtccggcccgccggggccgccgcgctgCCCGCGCCACGGGGAGCCGCTGCGGCTTTACTGCGTGCAGGACCGACGTGCTGTGTGTGTCGTGTGTCACCTGTCCCGCGAGCACCGCGCCCACACTGTGCTGCCCGCCGAGGAGGCGGCCCACGCCGCGGAG GAGGTGCCCCAGGAGCACTTGAGCTCCCTGAGGAAAGGGCGTGAAGAGGCCAAGGCCGAGCGGGAGCGGCAGAgcgaggagctgctg AAGCAGACGGAGGTGGAGCGGCAGAAGATTGTGGCTGAGTGCAAGGAGCTGCGGGTGttcctggaggagaaggagcagctcctgctctcccggctggaagagctggagagggacatcGGGCGCCGGAGGGATGAGAGTGTGGCCCGGCTGGCTGAGGACATTGCCCAGCTGGACAAGCTCCTGGCAGAGCAAggcggggacagcgggacaggGAACACATCTGGCGAG agTGTCGTCCCGGCTGGTAGCAG CCTAGAGAGCTGGATGTTCCTCAAGCCCGAGCCTGGCTTTTCCGAGCTGGAGAAGAAGCTGAAGAGCTTTTCCCAGAAGAGTGCGGTGCTCAAGGAAGTGCTGCTGGAATTCAAGG AAAACCTGCGCTTCGAGCTGGAGAATGACACAG gCGACCTCTCCCTGGACCCCGACACGGCCAACCCCTACCTGGTGCTGTCGGAGGACAAGCGGAGCGTGCGGCTCCGCGGGGccccccaggagctgccagctcatCCCAAACGCTTTGACTATGCCTTCTGTGTCCTGGCCTCCGAGGGCTTCTCTGCTGGCCGCCACTACTGGGAAGTGGAGGTGGGAGACGGGGAGAGCTGGGTCCTGGGCGCCGCCCGCGAGTCCGTGCGCCGCAAGGAGAAGGTCGACTTCGCCCCCGAGGAGGGGATTTGGGCGGTGGGGCTCAACTGGAAGGGCAAAAATTGGGATCAGTACCAGGCGTTCACATCTCCTGAGACGCCGCTGTCCCTGTGTGAGCGGCCACGCAAGATCGGGGTGTACCTGGACTATGAGGGCGGGTGGGTGGCATTTTACAATGCCGACAACATGGCTCCCATCTTCACCTTCACTGCCGCCTTCTCCGAGAGGATCTTCCCGTTTTTCTGGCTCTTCTATGTGGGCTCCTCACTGTCCCTCTGCAACTGA